The following are encoded together in the Triticum dicoccoides isolate Atlit2015 ecotype Zavitan chromosome 6B, WEW_v2.0, whole genome shotgun sequence genome:
- the LOC119324994 gene encoding 3-dehydrosphinganine reductase TSC10A-like, protein MAAALLLLLLLLVPPVGLIAALAFLTRPRAARIPLKGRHVFITGGSSGIGLALATAAAREGARVSILARNAARLDDARAAIRLATGQDVGVHQADVRDAAAVARALDEAGPVDVLVCNHGVFVPQELEKQDMEEVKWMVDINLMGTFHLIKAALPAMKARTRETSLPASIAIMSSQAGQVGVYGYTAYSASKFALTGLAESLQHEVVSDDIHVSLIFPPDTETPGLVEEKKKRPELTTIIADSSGGMKADDVAMKALNGIKSGRFIVPCNFEGAMLAIATSGLTPQSSPLIAFVEVIGAGLMRFVALCFQWNWFSTIENWYAKNKKHG, encoded by the exons ATGGCCGCAgcactcctcctcctgctcctcctcctggtGCCGCCCGTCGGCCTCATCGCCGCTCTCGCCTTCCTGACCCGGCCACGGGCCGCGCGAATCCCGCTCAAGGGCCGCCACGTCTTCATCACCGGCGGGTCCAGTGGCATCGGGCTCGCCCTCGCCACGGCCGCCGCGCGGGAGGGCGCGCGGGTCTCCATCCTCGCGCGCAACGCCGCCCGCCTCGACGACGCGCGCGCCGCCATCAGGCTTGCCACGGGACAGGACGTCGGGGTCCACCAGGCCGACGTGCGGGATGCCGCCGCCGTGGCACGCGCACTCGACGAGGCCGGGCCAGTCGACGTGCTCGTCTGCAACCACGGCGTGTTCGTGCCGCAGGAGCTGGAGAAGCAGGACATGGAGGAGGTCAAGTGGATGGTGGACATCAACCTCATGGGGACCTTCCACCTCATCAAGGCCGCGCTCCCTGCCATGAAGGCACGCACCCGCGAGACCAGTCTCCCGGCGTCCATTGCCATCATGTCATCGCAGGCTGGTCAG GTTGGTGTTTATGGGTATACTGCTTACTCCGCGAGCAAGTTCGCACTAACTGGACTTGCAGAGTCGCTGCAGCATGAGGTCGTTTCGGACGATATTCATGTGTCGCTGATCTTCCCTCCTGACACAGAGACACCGGGTCTTGTCGAGG AGAAGAAAAAGAGGCCAGAGCTTACCACTATCATAGCAGATTCATCTGGTGGAATGAAGGCTGATGATGTTGCTATGAAGGCTCTAAACGGCATCAAATCTGGGAGGTTTATTGTCCCCTGCAATTTCGAGGGAGCAATGTTAGCTATAGCCACTTCTGGTCTAACCCCCCAGAGTTCCCCGTTAATTGCATTCGTGGAGGTGATCGGTGCTGGACTGATGCGATTTGTAGCACTATGTTTCCAGTGGAATTGGTTCTCTACTATTGAGAACTGGTACGCCAAGAACAAGAAACATGGGTGA